A genomic window from Archaeoglobus profundus DSM 5631 includes:
- a CDS encoding pyridoxal phosphate-dependent aminotransferase produces MKKIGGLPLSRKISERVQAIRPSGIRRFFELVIGRKDVISLGVGEPDFPVPWSIRESMIYSLEKGWTSYTSNLGLKELRDGIAEYYKKFGVETSGENVLVTTGVSEGLDLALRATINPGDVVLIPEPCYVAYKPLAFLAYGEPVSIPTNPDFRLNYDVLKPYSKFEPKVLVLNYPNNPTGITYTKKELEEIADFVIDNDMIVISDEIYAELTYKGKHVSIASLNGMEEKTVILNGFSKAYAMTGFRIGYAIAPDEIVQAMTKIHQYCMLCAPITSQIGALEALKLKDEEMDKIRAEYMRRRNFFVKRLSKFLDVKMPEGAFYAFPSIKETGLSSEEFAERLLIEKGVAVVPGNAFGECGEGFVRCAYAVSMEKLKEAVERMEEFVENLKSD; encoded by the coding sequence ATGAAGAAGATAGGAGGCTTGCCTTTGTCCCGTAAGATAAGTGAAAGGGTTCAAGCCATACGTCCATCCGGAATAAGGAGGTTCTTCGAGCTAGTCATAGGTAGGAAAGACGTTATCAGCTTAGGTGTAGGAGAGCCGGACTTCCCTGTACCTTGGAGTATCAGAGAGAGCATGATCTACTCCCTCGAAAAGGGATGGACATCCTACACATCAAATCTGGGCTTGAAGGAGCTTAGAGATGGTATTGCGGAATATTACAAGAAGTTTGGAGTTGAAACCAGTGGAGAGAACGTCTTAGTTACAACTGGAGTCAGTGAAGGGTTGGATCTGGCTTTAAGGGCTACAATCAATCCCGGTGATGTTGTTCTAATTCCAGAGCCTTGCTACGTAGCATACAAGCCTCTTGCATTTCTAGCTTATGGAGAGCCCGTAAGCATTCCTACGAATCCAGATTTTAGACTCAACTACGATGTACTCAAGCCTTATTCAAAATTCGAGCCGAAGGTTTTGGTCTTAAACTATCCAAACAACCCAACTGGCATAACTTACACCAAGAAGGAGCTTGAAGAGATAGCCGATTTCGTCATAGATAATGATATGATCGTTATAAGCGACGAGATCTACGCAGAGCTAACCTACAAGGGTAAGCATGTTAGCATAGCGAGTTTGAACGGTATGGAGGAGAAAACAGTAATACTCAACGGTTTCTCGAAGGCTTATGCCATGACAGGGTTCAGGATAGGTTACGCAATTGCTCCCGATGAAATAGTTCAAGCTATGACGAAAATTCATCAATACTGCATGCTCTGCGCTCCGATAACATCTCAAATCGGAGCTTTGGAGGCTCTAAAGCTGAAGGATGAGGAGATGGACAAGATAAGGGCTGAATATATGCGGAGGAGAAATTTCTTTGTTAAGAGACTTAGCAAGTTTTTGGATGTAAAAATGCCCGAAGGGGCTTTCTATGCATTTCCGAGTATAAAGGAAACTGGCTTGAGCAGTGAGGAGTTTGCCGAAAGGCTCTTGATCGAAAAAGGCGTGGCTGTAGTTCCAGGAAACGCTTTCGGGGAATGTGGAGAAGGATTTGTAAGATGCGCCTATGCTGTTAGCATGGAGAAGTTGAAAGAGGCTGTTGAAAGAATGGAGGAGTTTGTAGAAAACCTTAAATCGGATTAA
- a CDS encoding Lrp/AsnC family transcriptional regulator — MSKELEILRILEDNARLTPKEIAEMVGLSEDEVARIIKKFEEEGVILKYKTLIDWEKIGEDVVYAIIDVRVTLTREKSYDDIAKRIAKFPEVHAVRLISGDYDFQVVVKGKSLKDVAFFVAEKISTLPEVRDTFTHFVLRSYKEEGVLLFKDEEDRRLAFVP, encoded by the coding sequence ATGTCTAAGGAGTTGGAGATTCTTAGAATTCTTGAGGACAACGCGAGACTCACTCCGAAGGAAATTGCTGAGATGGTAGGTTTGAGTGAAGATGAAGTAGCTAGAATAATCAAAAAGTTTGAGGAAGAAGGAGTAATTCTCAAGTATAAGACTCTAATAGATTGGGAGAAGATTGGAGAAGACGTAGTTTATGCAATCATCGACGTTCGTGTAACGTTAACGAGGGAGAAAAGTTACGACGACATAGCAAAGAGGATTGCAAAGTTTCCTGAGGTGCACGCTGTTAGGCTTATAAGCGGTGATTACGATTTTCAAGTTGTTGTTAAGGGTAAATCTCTCAAAGATGTCGCTTTCTTCGTAGCTGAAAAGATTTCTACGCTACCGGAGGTAAGAGATACGTTTACTCACTTCGTCTTGAGAAGTTATAAGGAGGAAGGAGTTTTGCTCTTTAAGGATGAAGAAGATAGGAGGCTTGCCTTTGTCCCGTAA
- the gatB gene encoding Asp-tRNA(Asn)/Glu-tRNA(Gln) amidotransferase subunit GatB has protein sequence MDDVIIGLEVHVQLNKLKTKLFCSCPLNYHDSEPNTHVCPVCLGLPGAMPVVNKEAVKAAIKVALALNAEVQPVAIFDRKNYFYPDLPKGFQISQYDKPLALGGYVTIETEEGEKKITLKRIHMEEDPGKLVYKGSITTAKYCLIDYNRSGAPLLEIVTEPVMNSPKEARLFLNKLRMILEYLDVFDGNLEGAMRVDANVSIRGGGRVEIKNISSFKGVERALTYEIARQRNLIRMGRRVERETRHYDEVNNITVSLRSKEEEQDYRYFPEPDLVPIYTAELLEEVKGTLPEMPEEKRERLKREYGIGDNFAKVLILDKVMADYFEEVAKEIDPKLSASWIVDVLRGELNYRGRDFRFAYEVFKPKEFAKLLSYLKKGMITEKGAVEVIRTKLDHGGDVDEIIRSRGLFAISREEVEKICREVVEECRKAVEDYRSGKKQALDYLVGQVMKRTRGKADPAETAKIIRSLIEG, from the coding sequence ATGGATGACGTAATCATCGGTTTGGAAGTTCATGTCCAGTTGAACAAGTTGAAGACTAAACTCTTCTGCTCCTGTCCTCTAAACTATCACGACAGCGAACCGAACACCCACGTATGTCCGGTCTGCTTAGGATTGCCGGGGGCTATGCCGGTGGTAAATAAGGAAGCAGTTAAAGCTGCTATCAAGGTTGCTTTAGCCTTAAATGCTGAAGTTCAGCCAGTTGCCATATTCGACAGAAAGAACTACTTCTATCCCGACTTACCCAAAGGATTTCAGATAAGCCAATACGACAAGCCTTTGGCTTTGGGTGGTTACGTTACGATTGAAACTGAGGAAGGAGAGAAGAAGATCACACTCAAAAGGATTCACATGGAAGAGGATCCAGGCAAGTTAGTTTATAAGGGATCGATAACCACAGCCAAATACTGCCTAATAGACTACAACCGTTCTGGAGCACCTCTGCTTGAGATCGTTACCGAGCCTGTTATGAACTCCCCCAAGGAGGCTAGGTTGTTCCTGAACAAGCTTAGAATGATTTTGGAGTATTTGGACGTATTCGACGGTAATCTTGAAGGAGCTATGAGGGTGGATGCGAACGTATCGATAAGGGGTGGTGGAAGGGTTGAAATCAAGAACATATCAAGCTTTAAGGGAGTTGAGAGAGCTTTGACTTACGAGATTGCGAGGCAGAGAAATCTGATCAGAATGGGTAGGAGGGTTGAGAGGGAAACGAGACATTACGACGAAGTGAACAACATAACAGTCTCGTTGAGAAGCAAGGAGGAGGAGCAGGATTACCGCTACTTCCCCGAGCCTGATTTGGTTCCAATTTACACCGCCGAATTGCTTGAAGAGGTTAAGGGAACTTTACCAGAGATGCCAGAGGAAAAGAGAGAAAGATTGAAGAGGGAATACGGCATCGGAGACAACTTCGCAAAAGTTCTAATCCTCGATAAGGTGATGGCTGATTACTTTGAAGAAGTTGCTAAGGAGATTGATCCAAAGCTCTCTGCAAGCTGGATTGTTGATGTATTAAGAGGAGAGTTGAATTACAGAGGAAGGGACTTCAGATTTGCCTATGAAGTTTTTAAGCCAAAGGAGTTTGCGAAGCTTCTGAGTTATCTCAAGAAGGGTATGATTACGGAGAAAGGGGCTGTTGAGGTCATCAGGACTAAGCTCGATCACGGTGGAGATGTTGATGAGATAATCAGGTCTAGGGGTCTGTTTGCTATAAGTAGGGAGGAGGTTGAAAAGATTTGCAGAGAAGTTGTTGAAGAGTGCAGGAAGGCTGTTGAGGATTACAGGTCTGGTAAGAAGCAGGCTCTCGATTATTTAGTCGGACAGGTTATGAAGAGGACAAGGGGTAAGGCTGATCCAGCTGAAACTGCTAAGATAATCAGGAGTTTGATAGAGGGTTGA
- a CDS encoding cation diffusion facilitator family transporter, producing the protein MHLHDRYLSFNRKVKVAFAVYTIIAILKLVCYFLTGFLVMFAEFLHNLVDITIFSTIVYTRKLSEKPPDSTHPFGHGLAQNVGSVVISVVFVTVIALELVREGIERILHPYTGHFPELAITVLIFSLVASSILYVIFGSEIVAERATRAELYNDILSNVGALAGILLTSVGYPRADGFLTIFIAFLICRNGYRLFKENVTYLLGKSPDEEVYVKIKEITESFPEVLDVHDIIAIYTGENSLHVDMHVTVRGDMKVKEADELTKRIAKKLMENIPEISYVLIHVCAERGEIVKSTSNNVMRKVYDM; encoded by the coding sequence ATGCATTTACACGATCGATATTTAAGCTTTAACAGAAAGGTTAAGGTTGCATTCGCAGTTTATACGATCATCGCAATACTAAAACTGGTCTGTTATTTCTTGACTGGCTTTTTGGTGATGTTTGCCGAGTTTCTGCACAATTTGGTGGACATAACGATATTTTCGACAATAGTGTACACTCGCAAGTTGTCGGAAAAGCCACCCGATTCCACTCACCCATTCGGTCACGGTTTGGCTCAGAATGTTGGTAGTGTTGTGATTTCAGTCGTTTTCGTGACAGTTATAGCGTTGGAGTTGGTAAGAGAGGGTATCGAGAGAATTCTCCACCCCTATACAGGGCACTTTCCAGAATTGGCCATTACAGTTCTAATTTTCAGCTTGGTAGCCTCATCGATTCTCTACGTAATCTTCGGTAGTGAGATAGTTGCAGAGAGAGCGACAAGAGCGGAGCTTTACAACGATATACTTTCAAATGTAGGGGCACTAGCGGGGATCTTACTCACTTCCGTCGGTTATCCGAGAGCGGACGGTTTTCTAACGATTTTCATAGCTTTTCTGATATGCAGGAACGGTTACAGGCTTTTTAAGGAAAACGTCACGTATCTACTCGGTAAAAGTCCAGATGAAGAAGTTTACGTTAAGATCAAGGAAATAACGGAATCCTTTCCAGAAGTTTTAGACGTTCACGACATCATAGCAATCTATACGGGGGAAAATTCACTTCACGTCGATATGCACGTAACCGTGAGGGGGGATATGAAGGTTAAAGAGGCGGATGAGCTAACCAAAAGAATTGCGAAGAAGCTTATGGAGAATATTCCAGAGATAAGCTACGTATTAATTCACGTTTGCGCCGAAAGGGGAGAAATCGTTAAATCGACCAGTAACAACGTCATGAGAAAGGTTTACGATATGTAG
- a CDS encoding replication factor C small subunit has translation MEAEIWVEKYRPKTLDEVVDQEEVVKRLKNYVKQKNIPHLLFAGPPGTGKTATAIALTRDLFGENWRDNFIELNASVSKDTPILVRIDGQIRRVTFEELDKIYFKDSNEEYVKVDNLEVLTVDRNYKVAWAKVSTLIRHWVPKILRIHLEGGGVIELTGNHSVMILSEEGLKAIKASEIKEGEYLLSFTAELEGNLNVIDLSDYGSKVVTSRTVVLNDLELNENSSWVFGLYTAGGAVGFKGNTSGQIVYTVNAEEQNLANRIGNFADYYNIGVYENYTTSGFNRERLSAKQIRILSTQLAKFFRDNFYDGNGFKAKNKRVPSFMFSAKLENRLSYLKGLYEGDGYGEWGNVIRIFSVSKDLLIDVAWLARISGIESSIFDREVRLIWRGKMNWKKSDLLPAKPIISLIEKIEKKIKGNWRYEFRHQLYDGRDRISKDTLKRIVKMIDEYELSENEKKIFELLKKLACTDLHALKVKKIEIVDYDDYVYDVSVPNNEMFFAGNIPILLHNSDERGIDVVRHKIKEFARTAPIGGAPFKIIFLDEADALTPDAQAALRRTMEMYSKTCRFILSCNYISRIIEPIQSRCAVFKFKPVPPEAMKKRLKEIAEKEGVKITDDALDALVYIANGDFRKAINALQGAAALGEVVTAEAIYQITATARPEEMRKLIETALSGKFLEARQILDRMMVEYGMSGEDIVSQLFREIISSNLDERVKVMLIDKLGEIDFRLTEGAHDRIQLDAYLAYLATIGKKLS, from the coding sequence ATGGAAGCGGAAATCTGGGTTGAAAAGTACAGGCCTAAGACCTTGGACGAAGTGGTCGATCAGGAGGAAGTTGTTAAGAGGTTGAAAAACTACGTCAAACAGAAGAACATACCTCACCTACTCTTCGCGGGTCCTCCTGGGACTGGTAAAACAGCAACGGCAATAGCCTTAACGAGAGATTTGTTCGGAGAAAATTGGAGGGATAACTTCATTGAGCTAAATGCTTCGGTTTCTAAGGATACACCTATACTCGTAAGGATAGACGGTCAAATCAGGAGGGTAACGTTCGAAGAACTCGACAAAATATACTTCAAGGACTCGAATGAGGAATATGTTAAGGTTGACAACTTGGAAGTCTTGACCGTTGATAGGAACTACAAAGTTGCATGGGCGAAAGTTTCGACACTAATCAGACATTGGGTTCCAAAGATTCTCAGGATTCATTTGGAAGGTGGTGGCGTAATAGAACTGACGGGAAATCATTCAGTAATGATTCTGAGCGAGGAGGGGTTAAAAGCAATCAAAGCAAGCGAAATTAAGGAAGGAGAATACCTTCTAAGCTTTACCGCGGAACTTGAAGGAAATCTTAACGTTATAGATCTATCAGACTACGGATCCAAGGTCGTAACTTCAAGAACTGTTGTGTTAAATGATCTGGAACTAAACGAAAATAGCTCATGGGTCTTTGGACTATACACCGCAGGGGGAGCTGTAGGGTTTAAAGGTAATACATCTGGTCAAATTGTTTATACGGTAAATGCGGAAGAACAGAATTTAGCGAACCGAATAGGGAATTTTGCCGATTACTACAACATCGGTGTTTACGAAAACTACACCACTTCCGGTTTCAATAGAGAAAGATTATCAGCTAAGCAGATCAGAATATTAAGCACACAGTTGGCTAAATTCTTCAGAGACAACTTCTACGATGGAAATGGCTTCAAGGCTAAGAACAAGCGAGTTCCAAGCTTCATGTTCTCGGCAAAGCTTGAGAACAGATTGTCTTATCTCAAAGGCTTGTATGAGGGCGATGGCTACGGTGAGTGGGGCAACGTTATCAGAATATTCTCGGTTTCGAAGGATTTGCTAATTGATGTTGCTTGGCTCGCAAGGATTTCCGGAATTGAAAGCTCGATATTCGATAGAGAGGTTAGACTGATATGGAGAGGCAAAATGAACTGGAAGAAAAGTGATCTCCTACCAGCGAAGCCAATTATATCATTGATTGAAAAGATAGAGAAAAAGATCAAAGGAAACTGGAGATACGAGTTTAGACATCAACTATATGATGGAAGGGATAGGATTTCAAAGGATACGCTTAAAAGAATCGTGAAGATGATCGATGAATACGAGCTGTCCGAAAACGAGAAGAAGATATTTGAATTGCTTAAAAAGCTTGCTTGCACAGACTTGCACGCTTTAAAAGTTAAGAAGATTGAAATAGTAGATTACGACGACTACGTTTACGATGTTTCAGTGCCGAACAATGAAATGTTCTTCGCTGGAAACATTCCCATCTTACTGCACAACTCCGATGAAAGGGGGATAGACGTTGTTAGACATAAGATAAAGGAGTTTGCGAGGACTGCTCCGATTGGAGGAGCTCCTTTCAAAATAATCTTCTTGGATGAAGCTGATGCACTGACTCCTGATGCGCAAGCTGCTTTAAGAAGGACTATGGAGATGTATTCCAAGACTTGCAGATTTATACTGAGCTGTAACTACATAAGCAGAATTATCGAGCCAATACAGAGTAGATGTGCCGTTTTCAAGTTCAAACCCGTTCCGCCAGAGGCTATGAAGAAGAGGCTTAAGGAGATTGCTGAGAAAGAGGGGGTTAAGATTACCGACGACGCTTTAGATGCTTTGGTTTACATAGCAAACGGAGATTTTAGAAAGGCTATAAACGCTTTGCAAGGTGCTGCAGCTTTGGGTGAGGTTGTTACTGCTGAAGCTATTTATCAGATTACAGCAACTGCAAGACCTGAGGAAATGAGAAAGCTCATAGAGACTGCTTTGAGCGGTAAGTTCTTAGAAGCTAGACAAATTTTGGACAGGATGATGGTCGAATATGGTATGAGCGGTGAGGACATTGTTTCACAGCTTTTCAGGGAGATAATATCTTCGAACTTGGATGAGAGGGTTAAGGTTATGCTGATAGACAAGCTTGGAGAGATAGATTTCAGGCTGACGGAAGGAGCTCACGACAGGATCCAGCTTGACGCCTATTTAGCATATTTAGCAACTATTGGTAAAAAGCTGTCATGA
- a CDS encoding RNA-guided endonuclease TnpB family protein: MGDEVSLTGVVEMTVRAEPLVQLIRNYTNALRFVVHEILRDPSKYGRWRYVKRSKRIKWEHDLRRIHHSFYEVLKYRFSLPPKFAIACQKEAVAIVKSVLNNENNGGKCVIKNYRARVDYQAYKIEVRNGKCYLKLRNFDEIEVTGFSRKWFTKFKDWRLGDLIMKLENGLVKLFVTFKKTVKVAEPSENAVAVDLNFEEVVLGNHEFEVRFKTPLRKIIHLKKNHIEKTQKKYNRKWRYVKGIRNAISRWWSRINGITNDFVKQVSRRIVVFVKERGYDTIVLEDLNGLKDEQAKLRKSWRERFTFFAYRKLQNWIEWQAKKEGLAVVYVNPANTSKTCPKCKSLNTEFRERILICKDCGFTMNRDSVAVINLVDRWLSIMGCAV; this comes from the coding sequence ATGGGCGATGAAGTAAGCCTAACGGGAGTTGTGGAGATGACCGTTAGGGCAGAGCCCTTAGTTCAGTTAATCAGAAATTATACGAATGCGCTAAGGTTTGTAGTTCACGAAATTCTGAGAGACCCAAGCAAATACGGTAGATGGAGATATGTCAAAAGAAGCAAAAGAATCAAGTGGGAACACGATTTAAGAAGAATTCACCACAGTTTTTACGAGGTTTTAAAGTATAGATTTAGCTTACCACCGAAGTTTGCAATTGCATGTCAGAAAGAAGCTGTAGCGATTGTTAAGTCGGTTCTAAACAATGAAAACAACGGAGGTAAGTGCGTCATCAAGAATTACAGAGCGAGAGTAGATTACCAAGCTTATAAAATTGAGGTTAGGAATGGTAAATGTTATCTGAAGCTCAGAAACTTTGATGAGATTGAGGTAACGGGATTTTCGAGAAAGTGGTTTACAAAGTTCAAAGATTGGAGATTAGGAGATCTGATAATGAAGCTTGAAAATGGACTCGTTAAGCTCTTCGTAACATTCAAGAAAACTGTTAAGGTAGCAGAACCGTCAGAGAATGCCGTGGCGGTGGATTTAAACTTTGAAGAGGTTGTACTGGGTAACCACGAATTTGAGGTGAGGTTTAAAACACCCTTACGAAAAATCATACACTTGAAAAAGAATCACATCGAGAAAACTCAGAAGAAGTATAATAGGAAGTGGAGATACGTTAAGGGAATAAGAAATGCAATCTCAAGATGGTGGAGCAGAATTAACGGTATTACAAACGATTTCGTAAAGCAAGTCTCAAGAAGGATTGTAGTATTTGTGAAAGAAAGAGGATATGACACGATAGTGCTTGAAGACCTGAACGGGTTAAAGGATGAGCAAGCCAAGTTAAGGAAATCTTGGAGAGAAAGATTTACGTTCTTCGCTTACCGTAAGTTACAGAATTGGATTGAATGGCAGGCTAAGAAAGAAGGATTAGCAGTGGTTTACGTCAATCCCGCAAATACGTCAAAAACCTGTCCTAAGTGCAAGAGCTTGAATACTGAATTCAGAGAAAGAATCCTAATTTGTAAAGATTGTGGATTTACAATGAACAGAGATTCGGTGGCTGTGATTAATTTGGTAGACAGATGGTTGTCCATCATGGGGTGTGCCGTGTGA
- a CDS encoding Rpp14/Pop5 family protein, giving the protein MRLKNEGCITIDGIQTHLKGLPPALRRKKRYIAFEVYSDGDIDGNRLFRAISETMLSLFGELKFLGLELKHFDGKRGILKCYREALKDVKFGLNLVDRVDERRIAIRILGVSGTIKSCMRKFLRR; this is encoded by the coding sequence ATGAGACTCAAGAATGAAGGATGCATAACTATTGATGGCATCCAGACACACCTGAAAGGCTTACCTCCAGCTTTGAGAAGGAAGAAGAGGTACATAGCGTTTGAGGTTTATTCCGACGGGGATATAGATGGGAACAGGCTCTTTAGGGCTATAAGTGAGACCATGCTGTCCCTATTTGGCGAACTGAAATTTTTAGGATTGGAACTTAAGCATTTCGACGGGAAGAGGGGGATTTTGAAGTGTTATAGGGAAGCTTTAAAAGACGTGAAGTTCGGACTAAATCTCGTAGATAGAGTGGATGAAAGAAGAATAGCCATAAGGATATTGGGAGTTAGCGGAACGATTAAAAGTTGTATGAGAAAGTTTCTGAGGAGGTGA
- the psmA gene encoding archaeal proteasome endopeptidase complex subunit alpha: MHLPQMGYDRAITVFSPDGRLFQVEYAREAVKRGATVIGVKTKEGVILVADRRVTSRLLEPDTIEKIYIIDDHIGAATSGLVADARILIDRARLEAQINRLTYDEPISVKDLAKRICDFKQQFTQFGGVRPFGVSLLIAGVDEKPRLYETDPSGALLEYKATAIGAGRNVAMEFFEKEYNDNMSLDDAMVKAMIAMGKAIESELTYDGIEVGMIKVDDKVFRILSVDEVKDYVDKANEVIREELRK; encoded by the coding sequence ATGCATCTACCGCAAATGGGATACGACAGGGCTATAACGGTATTCAGTCCAGATGGAAGACTGTTTCAAGTTGAGTATGCGAGAGAGGCAGTTAAAAGAGGAGCAACGGTGATAGGCGTTAAGACGAAGGAAGGAGTTATACTCGTAGCGGATAGAAGGGTTACGAGCAGATTGCTTGAACCGGACACGATCGAGAAGATTTACATCATTGACGATCACATCGGTGCCGCAACATCGGGATTGGTTGCGGATGCGAGGATTCTGATAGACAGAGCAAGGCTTGAGGCACAGATCAACCGCCTGACTTACGATGAGCCAATAAGCGTCAAGGATTTAGCTAAGAGGATTTGCGACTTTAAACAGCAGTTCACTCAATTCGGTGGTGTCAGACCTTTTGGTGTTTCGCTGTTAATAGCTGGTGTCGATGAGAAACCCCGTTTATACGAAACCGATCCGAGTGGAGCACTGCTCGAATACAAGGCTACTGCTATAGGTGCTGGGAGAAATGTCGCCATGGAGTTCTTCGAGAAGGAGTACAATGACAACATGAGCTTGGATGATGCTATGGTCAAGGCTATGATCGCGATGGGTAAGGCTATAGAGAGCGAGTTAACCTACGACGGAATTGAAGTTGGAATGATAAAGGTTGACGATAAGGTTTTCAGGATTTTGAGCGTTGATGAGGTTAAGGATTACGTAGATAAGGCTAACGAGGTGATTAGGGAGGAATTGAGGAAGTGA
- a CDS encoding ribosome assembly factor SBDS yields MVSLEKAVIARLRKGGEVFEVLVDPYLARDLKEGKEVDFEQLLAVEEVFKDAKKGERVSKEELTKAFGTADVRVIARKIIMEGEVQITAEQRKEMLEQKRRQIVEYLRRNAVDPRTGAPHPPQRIEMALEQAKVHIDIFKPVEAQIKDIVKALKPILPMRFEEIEIAIKIPPEYTGKAISALYSFGNVIKEEWQRDGSWICVMRIPAGLHGDLLDLLGKVAKGEALTKILKRIQL; encoded by the coding sequence ATGGTTTCGCTTGAAAAGGCAGTGATCGCAAGGCTGAGAAAGGGAGGTGAGGTTTTCGAAGTTTTGGTTGACCCTTATTTGGCAAGGGATCTCAAAGAGGGTAAAGAGGTCGATTTCGAACAGCTTTTAGCTGTTGAAGAAGTCTTTAAGGATGCTAAAAAGGGTGAGAGGGTTTCAAAGGAGGAACTGACAAAGGCTTTTGGGACTGCTGACGTAAGGGTAATTGCAAGGAAGATAATAATGGAGGGAGAAGTACAGATCACAGCTGAACAGAGAAAGGAGATGCTTGAGCAGAAGAGAAGGCAGATAGTAGAGTATTTAAGGAGAAATGCAGTTGATCCGAGAACTGGAGCACCACATCCTCCCCAAAGAATAGAAATGGCTTTGGAGCAGGCGAAGGTACACATTGACATTTTCAAGCCCGTTGAAGCGCAGATAAAGGATATAGTCAAAGCTTTGAAACCGATTCTTCCGATGAGGTTTGAGGAGATAGAAATAGCCATAAAAATACCTCCAGAATACACGGGAAAGGCTATATCCGCCCTCTACTCCTTCGGAAACGTGATCAAGGAGGAGTGGCAGAGGGATGGAAGTTGGATATGCGTTATGAGGATTCCCGCTGGCTTGCACGGTGATCTGCTCGATCTCCTTGGTAAGGTTGCCAAGGGTGAAGCTCTGACTAAGATTTTGAAGAGAATACAGCTGTGA
- the rrp4 gene encoding exosome complex RNA-binding protein Rrp4 — MAEVSRKIVLPGDLLSTNPKTAGPNTYVEGNKVYARVLGLLDKTETMVKVIPLKGRYVPSLGDTVIGIVKEVTANGWIVDILSPYVAFLPVQENPAMRPNKKPNEVLDIGDAIIAKVMNIDPKMRVTLTMKDKLCRPIRVGRIVVINPTRVPRVIGKKGSMIKLLKSELDVQIIVGQNGLIWINGDRRKVSIAEEAIYIIEQEAHTEGLTDRIAEFIKKRKVEMGLAKPEEVEKEEVEEKAEELGKTEVEEERTEEVKMEEKPEESLEIPPEIPEERLKGE; from the coding sequence ATGGCTGAAGTAAGTAGGAAGATCGTTTTACCTGGTGATCTGCTATCAACTAATCCAAAGACCGCAGGACCGAACACGTATGTTGAAGGGAATAAGGTTTACGCGAGAGTTTTGGGTTTGCTTGACAAAACGGAGACGATGGTTAAGGTTATTCCGCTTAAGGGTAGGTACGTTCCCTCCTTGGGGGACACAGTTATCGGCATCGTTAAGGAAGTAACGGCTAACGGTTGGATTGTAGATATTCTTTCACCCTACGTAGCGTTTTTACCGGTGCAAGAAAATCCAGCCATGAGACCCAACAAGAAGCCGAACGAGGTTTTGGATATAGGAGATGCGATAATTGCAAAGGTAATGAACATTGATCCGAAGATGAGGGTTACTTTGACCATGAAGGACAAGCTCTGCAGACCGATTAGAGTAGGTAGAATTGTCGTGATAAATCCAACGAGAGTTCCGAGAGTTATAGGGAAGAAGGGTAGCATGATCAAATTGCTCAAATCGGAGTTGGACGTTCAGATAATAGTCGGTCAGAACGGTTTGATTTGGATAAACGGAGATAGGAGGAAAGTTTCAATTGCCGAGGAGGCTATTTACATAATCGAGCAGGAAGCTCATACCGAGGGCTTAACTGACAGAATCGCTGAGTTTATCAAGAAGAGAAAGGTGGAAATGGGATTGGCAAAGCCAGAGGAAGTAGAGAAAGAGGAAGTTGAAGAGAAGGCTGAAGAACTCGGCAAAACTGAAGTTGAGGAGGAGAGAACTGAAGAAGTAAAGATGGAGGAAAAGCCTGAAGAGTCGTTGGAAATTCCGCCAGAAATTCCCGAGGAGAGGTTAAAGGGTGAGTGA